In Bartonella machadoae, a single genomic region encodes these proteins:
- a CDS encoding site-specific tyrosine recombinase XerD, with the protein MKSDVVIERFLEMMSAERGAATHTLSAYQHDLQWAQNELSSHSRSLFSAQRKDLMSLLSLMHTLGFTASSQARRLSTLRQFYQFLYAEGLRADDPSYDIDAPRQGRPLPKVISEGAVTKLLDLAQLEVEQADYGSKNHFRALRLQVLIEMLYATGLRISELVSLPVQAVRGGGCSLLVRGKGKKERMVLLSKKARQVLTQWLNLRDQGNDAESPYLFPAHSETGYIARQVVARDLKGLANRSGITSRHFSPHVLRHAFASHLLQNGADLRAVQHLLGHSDIATTQIYTHVLEEGLYRLVNEHHPLADEKNAQ; encoded by the coding sequence ATGAAAAGTGATGTTGTGATAGAGCGTTTTCTTGAGATGATGAGTGCTGAGCGAGGTGCTGCTACACATACGCTTTCGGCTTATCAGCATGATTTACAATGGGCACAAAATGAATTGTCTTCGCACTCTCGTTCACTCTTTTCGGCACAAAGAAAAGATTTAATGAGTCTTTTGTCACTTATGCACACTCTTGGTTTTACAGCATCTTCGCAAGCGCGTCGTTTATCGACTTTGCGTCAGTTCTATCAGTTTCTTTATGCAGAAGGTTTGAGAGCCGATGATCCCTCTTATGATATTGATGCACCTCGTCAAGGGCGTCCTTTGCCCAAGGTTATCAGTGAGGGTGCAGTGACAAAATTACTTGATTTAGCACAATTGGAAGTGGAACAAGCAGATTATGGATCAAAGAATCATTTCCGAGCATTGCGTCTTCAGGTGTTGATTGAAATGCTTTATGCAACAGGTTTACGTATTAGTGAGTTGGTGAGTCTTCCGGTACAAGCTGTTCGAGGGGGCGGGTGTAGTCTGTTGGTTCGTGGTAAGGGTAAAAAAGAACGAATGGTGCTGTTATCAAAAAAAGCACGCCAAGTTCTTACGCAGTGGTTAAACTTGCGTGATCAAGGAAATGATGCAGAAAGTCCTTATCTTTTTCCTGCCCATTCAGAAACAGGCTATATTGCTCGACAAGTTGTTGCACGGGATTTAAAAGGTCTTGCAAATAGATCAGGAATAACAAGTCGTCATTTTTCTCCCCATGTGTTACGTCATGCTTTTGCGAGCCATCTTTTGCAAAATGGTGCGGATTTACGTGCCGTTCAGCATTTATTAGGTCACTCTGATATTGCTACTACTCAAATTTACACGCATGTGTTGGAAGAAGGCCTTTATCGTTTAGTTAATGAACATCATCCTCTTGCAGATGAAAAAAACGCTCAGTAA
- a CDS encoding acetyl-CoA carboxylase carboxyltransferase subunit alpha — protein sequence MYNYLDFEKPVADLDGKILELKQISQEEGSLDMSDEIARLEKRAQTALRDLYKKLSPWQKTQVARHPDRPHFMDYAARLLCDVTPLAGDRKFAEDEAIQAGFARFKGEAIAYIGQEKGHDTQTRLRYNFGSARPEGYRKAVRIMEMADRFGLPLLTFVDTAGAYPGVSAEERGQAEAIAQSTAATLRLKVPVVSVVIGEGGSGGAIAIAAANKVYMLEHAIYSVISPEGAASILWRDPTRAKDAAMNMRITAQDLHRLKIIDDIIPEPLGGAHRGKEIVIDETGNVISSALDSMAGKAGEVLKRERWEKYLQIGRSLA from the coding sequence ATGTATAATTATCTTGATTTTGAAAAACCGGTTGCTGATCTCGATGGAAAAATTCTTGAGTTAAAACAGATTTCTCAAGAAGAGGGCAGCCTTGATATGAGTGATGAAATCGCACGTCTTGAAAAACGTGCGCAAACAGCATTGCGTGATCTTTATAAAAAATTATCGCCATGGCAAAAGACACAGGTGGCTCGCCATCCTGATCGTCCCCATTTTATGGATTATGCGGCGCGTTTGCTCTGTGATGTGACACCATTGGCCGGAGACCGTAAATTTGCCGAAGATGAGGCTATTCAAGCGGGGTTTGCACGCTTTAAAGGTGAAGCCATTGCCTATATCGGTCAGGAGAAAGGGCATGATACGCAAACGCGTTTGCGCTATAATTTTGGTTCTGCGCGTCCAGAAGGATATCGCAAAGCCGTGCGTATTATGGAAATGGCTGATCGTTTTGGTTTGCCACTCCTCACTTTTGTCGATACGGCAGGCGCTTATCCTGGTGTGAGTGCGGAAGAGCGCGGTCAAGCCGAAGCAATTGCTCAATCAACAGCAGCAACTTTGCGCTTAAAAGTTCCCGTGGTTTCCGTTGTTATTGGAGAAGGTGGATCAGGGGGGGCAATAGCTATTGCTGCAGCCAACAAAGTTTATATGTTAGAACATGCTATTTATTCTGTTATTTCTCCAGAAGGAGCGGCTTCTATTTTATGGCGTGATCCAACCCGTGCAAAAGATGCCGCAATGAATATGCGTATTACCGCTCAAGATTTACACCGATTAAAAATTATTGATGATATTATTCCAGAACCCTTAGGTGGCGCACATCGTGGTAAAGAGATTGTGATTGATGAGACGGGGAATGTGATTTCTTCTGCTTTGGATTCTATGGCGGGCAAAGCTGGTGAAGTTCTTAAACGAGAACGTTGGGAAAAATATCTGCAAATTGGTAGGTCTTTGGCATAA
- a CDS encoding K+/H+ antiporter subunit F: MSMVILYWGIFLSQFFLSLAMIPALFRLIRGPRAQDRIVGLDVLYINTILLFLTFDIRSGTTVYFVAALILGLLGPVSSIALAKFLMRGEIIE, translated from the coding sequence ATGAGTATGGTTATCCTTTATTGGGGGATTTTCCTCTCACAGTTTTTTTTAAGTTTGGCGATGATTCCCGCCTTATTTCGGTTGATTCGTGGTCCTCGGGCGCAAGATCGGATTGTCGGTTTGGATGTTCTTTATATAAATACTATTCTTTTGTTTCTTACCTTCGATATTCGTTCGGGAACAACTGTTTATTTTGTCGCAGCTCTTATTCTTGGATTGCTCGGGCCTGTATCAAGTATTGCTTTGGCTAAATTTCTTATGCGTGGGGAGATTATTGAATGA
- a CDS encoding MliC family protein: MKKTPQHLGFFAALILSSFSSINAFAGSIVIEVPDTPEPKTQTVAYQCDTGTSKERVEAVYLNADNISLVDFKWKGDRVIAANVIANTGKKYEGAQYIWWEINNEIILHDLVQDPEGKKRIHCKDESTLLF; the protein is encoded by the coding sequence ATGAAAAAAACTCCACAACATTTAGGATTTTTCGCCGCTTTAATTTTATCATCTTTCAGCTCAATTAATGCCTTCGCTGGCTCTATAGTGATTGAGGTACCAGACACTCCAGAACCAAAAACACAAACCGTCGCCTATCAATGTGATACTGGAACCAGTAAAGAACGTGTTGAAGCCGTCTATCTCAATGCTGATAATATTTCATTGGTTGATTTCAAGTGGAAAGGTGACCGCGTTATTGCTGCAAATGTCATCGCCAATACAGGGAAAAAATATGAAGGAGCCCAGTATATTTGGTGGGAAATCAACAATGAAATTATACTTCATGATCTTGTTCAAGATCCAGAAGGAAAAAAACGCATCCACTGTAAAGATGAATCGACATTATTATTTTAA
- a CDS encoding Na+/H+ antiporter subunit E, translated as MNFFCPFPLFTAAIVFMWLILNGFSLGQLLLGIIIALFSGWMMRFLESEKVTIKSWRAVFRLIFRVFIDSIVSNVSVVCFILTKNFRKQQSGFVVVPLLLESHTALAVLACILAVTPGTVWIAYNRKNNELLLHVLNFKSEYNYQQLIKQRYEQLLLEIFL; from the coding sequence GTGAACTTTTTTTGTCCTTTCCCTCTTTTCACTGCGGCAATTGTGTTTATGTGGTTGATCTTAAATGGTTTTAGTTTAGGTCAATTGCTTTTGGGGATTATAATTGCTTTGTTTAGTGGTTGGATGATGCGGTTTCTTGAATCAGAAAAGGTCACGATTAAGAGTTGGCGTGCCGTTTTTCGTCTGATTTTTCGCGTATTTATCGATTCTATCGTTTCAAATGTTTCGGTGGTTTGCTTTATTTTAACAAAAAACTTTCGAAAGCAGCAATCTGGTTTTGTTGTGGTGCCTCTTTTGCTTGAAAGTCATACTGCTTTAGCTGTTTTAGCTTGCATTCTTGCGGTCACTCCAGGAACCGTTTGGATTGCTTATAATAGAAAAAATAATGAACTTTTGCTTCATGTTTTGAATTTTAAGAGTGAATATAATTACCAACAGTTGATCAAACAACGATATGAACAATTGCTTTTGGAGATTTTTTTATGA
- a CDS encoding Na+/H+ antiporter subunit C has product MEIVLSLSIGILVGSGIWLILRPRTFQVIVGLSLISYGVNLFMFSMSRPRSNAAPIVDPSMVINPENYVDPLPQALVLTAIVIGFATTALFLVILLVSRGLTGSDHVDGREVP; this is encoded by the coding sequence ATGGAAATTGTTCTTTCTTTGAGCATCGGTATTCTTGTCGGTTCAGGTATTTGGCTTATTTTACGTCCACGAACTTTTCAGGTCATTGTTGGTTTGTCTTTGATTTCCTATGGTGTTAATCTTTTTATGTTTTCAATGAGTAGACCGCGTAGTAACGCTGCACCTATCGTTGATCCTTCCATGGTGATTAATCCAGAGAATTACGTTGATCCTCTTCCACAAGCTTTAGTTTTGACAGCAATTGTGATTGGTTTTGCAACGACAGCTTTATTCTTGGTTATTCTACTGGTTTCACGCGGATTGACAGGTTCAGATCATGTTGATGGACGTGAGGTGCCGTGA
- a CDS encoding MliC family protein, with protein sequence MKKTFFNLRFFAILSLSLFSSMSAFAGSLVIEVPDTPEPTTEIVSYKCEMGTKKEHVEATYYNAGDISLVDLKWNGKRVIAANVIAASGAKYAGAEYIWWTTKNEASFYNLINDPKEENPFLCTEEQDTK encoded by the coding sequence ATGAAAAAAACTTTTTTTAATTTACGGTTTTTTGCCATTTTAAGTCTATCACTTTTTAGCTCAATGAGTGCTTTTGCGGGCTCTCTCGTCATTGAGGTGCCAGACACCCCAGAACCAACAACAGAAATTGTTTCCTATAAATGCGAGATGGGAACAAAAAAGGAGCATGTTGAGGCAACCTACTACAATGCTGGTGACATTTCATTAGTTGATCTCAAATGGAACGGAAAGCGTGTTATTGCTGCAAATGTTATTGCCGCTTCTGGAGCAAAATATGCGGGAGCTGAATATATTTGGTGGACGACAAAAAACGAAGCTTCATTTTATAACCTCATTAATGATCCAAAGGAGGAAAATCCTTTCCTTTGTACAGAGGAACAAGATACAAAATAA
- the aroB gene encoding 3-dehydroquinate synthase, which yields MQTKTVTVKLDKRCYNIIIGPDLIAQAASHIKYSLQQKGSDKMRLAVVTDTNVASFHLAKLQEQLTNSEIRTIPIIVEAGEQSKSFSTLQTVIDKILSARLERGDCVIAFGGGVVGDLGGFAASIIRRGMNFIQMPTTLLAQIDSSVGGKTGINSQYGKNLIGTFYQPSCVIADTCILDTLPPREFRAGYAEMVKYGLINQPDFFAWLETNGQKIFSNGPTRTEAIVRSCQFKADIVTRDEYEAGERALLNLGHTFGHMLETATAYDSNRLIHGEAVAIGMVLAHQFSTQLNLLDPSHTQRVATHLKAMGLPTQLKEIPGELPDAKTLMALIAQDKKVSKNSLTFILTRGIGQSFIAKNVSPEAVLTFLEQKLAENR from the coding sequence ATGCAGACCAAGACCGTCACTGTTAAACTGGACAAGCGTTGTTACAATATCATCATTGGTCCAGATCTGATTGCACAAGCTGCTTCACACATTAAATATTCTCTTCAGCAAAAAGGCTCCGATAAGATGCGTCTGGCCGTTGTTACAGACACCAATGTTGCATCTTTCCATTTGGCTAAATTACAGGAACAATTAACAAACAGCGAAATCCGTACTATTCCCATTATTGTGGAAGCTGGGGAACAATCAAAATCATTTTCCACTCTACAAACTGTTATCGATAAAATCCTTTCTGCACGTTTAGAGCGAGGTGACTGTGTTATTGCTTTTGGTGGTGGCGTTGTTGGCGACTTAGGAGGATTTGCCGCAAGCATTATACGCCGTGGCATGAATTTCATTCAAATGCCTACAACTCTGCTTGCACAAATTGACTCCTCTGTTGGTGGAAAAACGGGTATTAATAGCCAATATGGTAAAAATCTTATTGGTACTTTTTATCAACCAAGCTGTGTTATTGCTGATACCTGTATTCTTGATACACTACCACCGCGTGAATTTCGCGCTGGCTACGCAGAAATGGTCAAATATGGTCTCATTAACCAGCCTGATTTCTTTGCATGGCTTGAAACAAACGGGCAAAAAATCTTTTCCAATGGTCCGACACGAACAGAAGCTATTGTCCGTTCATGCCAATTTAAAGCCGATATTGTAACGCGTGACGAATATGAGGCGGGAGAACGTGCACTCTTAAACCTTGGCCATACATTTGGACACATGCTTGAAACAGCAACCGCCTACGATTCAAACCGCTTAATCCACGGTGAAGCTGTAGCAATTGGAATGGTTCTAGCACATCAATTTTCCACTCAACTGAATTTACTAGACCCTAGCCACACGCAACGTGTTGCAACACACCTCAAAGCCATGGGTCTGCCAACACAATTAAAAGAGATTCCAGGCGAACTCCCAGATGCTAAAACACTCATGGCTCTCATTGCCCAAGACAAAAAAGTTTCAAAAAATAGCTTGACCTTCATCCTAACACGCGGAATTGGTCAATCATTTATTGCAAAAAATGTTTCTCCTGAGGCAGTTTTAACTTTTCTGGAACAAAAATTAGCAGAAAATCGTTAA
- a CDS encoding monovalent cation/H+ antiporter subunit D has translation MQSCVQHLLIVPIILPLSIGAILLFYDERHAKRKAFISLFSAGLLVVVAVLLIMRALEVAPLSDVYRLGNWPSPFGIVLVLDRLSAMMLLLSSLLMTSALVFAQAYWYKAGPHFQSLMQFFMVGINGAFLTGDLFNLFVFFEVMLTASYGLALHGSGQLRVRAGLHYVVVNLVASLFFLLGTALIYGIVGTLNIADLAVKMRSIASSNIVLFEIGAAFLGIAFLLKAGMWPLNFWLMPTYSAAAAPVGAAFALLSKVGIYIILRLTLLLFGPESGYFSNFGHAILFYGGLATMTFGFIGILASQVLVRLAAYSVLVSSGTLLMAIAIGNTALIAGMLFYIVSSTLALGAFFLLVELVERCQDVAANVLTVTMEVYGDDEEEEEDEIGTYLPVTLAILGACFGICALLIIGLPPFSGFVAKFMMFTAILNHTKEGVSASLPVYYDWLFVIFVTLSGFAALIALTRAGIRTFWVSLEGRIPRVQVIEFAPIAALLALCFLITVVAGPVGHYMSETAKILYHPQNYIGSVLDDFSLEKREIHR, from the coding sequence ATGCAATCCTGCGTGCAGCATCTTCTGATTGTGCCTATTATTTTACCGTTAAGTATCGGCGCAATCTTGCTTTTTTATGATGAACGCCATGCAAAACGGAAAGCATTCATAAGTCTTTTTTCTGCGGGATTGTTGGTTGTTGTTGCTGTTTTATTGATTATGCGTGCTCTTGAAGTTGCACCCCTTTCGGATGTTTATCGTCTTGGCAATTGGCCTTCTCCTTTCGGAATTGTTTTGGTCCTTGATCGTTTAAGCGCTATGATGCTTTTACTTTCTAGTTTGTTGATGACCAGCGCATTGGTTTTTGCACAGGCTTATTGGTACAAAGCGGGCCCTCATTTTCAGTCGCTTATGCAATTTTTCATGGTTGGAATCAATGGCGCTTTTTTGACAGGTGATTTGTTCAATTTATTTGTGTTTTTTGAAGTGATGTTAACAGCTTCTTATGGTCTTGCATTACATGGTTCTGGACAATTGCGTGTACGTGCGGGGTTGCATTATGTCGTTGTTAACCTTGTAGCTTCACTGTTTTTTTTACTTGGTACAGCACTCATTTATGGAATCGTTGGCACCCTTAATATAGCTGATTTGGCTGTAAAAATGAGATCTATAGCATCTAGTAATATTGTTTTATTTGAAATAGGTGCAGCATTTTTGGGAATTGCCTTTTTACTCAAAGCCGGTATGTGGCCTCTTAATTTCTGGTTGATGCCCACTTACAGTGCAGCAGCGGCGCCCGTTGGAGCTGCTTTTGCGCTTTTGAGTAAGGTGGGTATTTATATTATTTTACGTTTAACACTGCTATTGTTTGGTCCTGAAAGTGGATATTTTAGCAATTTTGGTCATGCGATTTTGTTTTATGGTGGACTTGCCACTATGACTTTTGGTTTTATTGGAATCTTGGCGAGCCAAGTGTTGGTGCGTTTGGCGGCTTATAGCGTTCTTGTCTCTTCTGGGACATTGTTGATGGCAATCGCAATTGGTAATACAGCATTAATAGCAGGTATGTTGTTTTATATTGTCTCTTCAACTTTAGCTCTTGGTGCTTTTTTTCTTCTCGTAGAGCTTGTTGAACGTTGTCAAGATGTGGCAGCCAATGTTCTCACTGTTACAATGGAGGTGTATGGGGATGATGAAGAGGAAGAGGAAGATGAAATTGGTACTTATTTGCCGGTAACTTTAGCAATTCTTGGTGCTTGTTTTGGCATTTGTGCTCTTTTGATTATTGGTCTACCGCCTTTTTCGGGTTTTGTTGCTAAATTTATGATGTTCACGGCCATATTAAACCACACGAAGGAGGGGGTGTCTGCTTCTTTACCGGTTTATTATGATTGGTTGTTTGTAATTTTTGTTACCCTTTCTGGTTTTGCGGCTCTGATTGCTCTAACAAGAGCGGGAATTCGGACTTTTTGGGTTTCTCTTGAAGGAAGGATTCCACGGGTGCAGGTGATTGAGTTTGCACCTATTGCCGCTCTTCTTGCTTTATGTTTTCTTATAACAGTTGTCGCTGGACCTGTTGGTCATTATATGTCTGAAACAGCTAAAATTTTATATCACCCTCAAAACTATATTGGCAGTGTTTTAGATGATTTTTCTCTTGAAAAGAGGGAGATCCATCGGTGA
- the mnhG gene encoding monovalent cation/H(+) antiporter subunit G, with protein sequence MKDDVSLAAALIVTVFLILGSTLTLIGAIGLVRFSNFYERLHMSPLSTSWGAGSILIASFLYSIFVDHHFVFHELLLVIFLFVTIPIASMLLSQAAAYRSYSENESEKPLTLLSHQMEEKTSPPEETK encoded by the coding sequence ATGAAAGATGATGTGTCACTTGCGGCTGCTCTTATTGTGACAGTTTTTTTAATATTAGGATCGACTCTTACACTGATTGGAGCAATAGGGCTGGTGCGTTTTTCTAATTTTTATGAACGTTTGCATATGTCTCCATTGAGTACAAGCTGGGGCGCAGGGAGTATTCTCATTGCTTCGTTTCTTTATTCAATATTCGTAGATCATCATTTTGTTTTTCATGAACTCTTGCTGGTGATCTTTTTGTTTGTAACAATACCAATCGCTTCTATGCTGTTGTCACAGGCAGCAGCTTATAGAAGCTATTCGGAAAATGAATCAGAAAAACCGCTGACTCTTTTATCTCATCAGATGGAAGAAAAAACGTCTCCACCAGAAGAAACAAAATAA
- a CDS encoding monovalent cation/H+ antiporter subunit A, with translation MTAREAMLILLVLLPFCGSAVIGFFRSTAKNNEAWFAGAIALFCFLFTIMLYPTVRGNHTVRLDVFWLPEWGVNLILRMDGLAWLFCLLITGIGLLVVVYARYYMDPADSVPRFFSFFLAFMGSMTGIVLSGNLVFLVVFWELTSIFSFLLIGYWYHNASAREGARMALTITGFGGFALFIGILLIGHIVGSFDLDKVLQSGDIIRSNPLYNAVLICILLGGLTKSAQFPFHFWLPNAMAAPTPVSSYLHSATMVKAGLFLLVRLWPVLSGTESWFWLVGFSGLATLLLGAYFSMFQQDLKGLLAYSTISHLGLITTLLSLGSPLACVAAIFHMANHATFKASLFMAAGIIDHETGTRDMRKLTGLYRSMPITATLALVASAAMAGVPLLNGFLSKEMFFAEAVEMHMDSWLDWIAPYVATLASLFSVTYSIRFIHGVFLGPKPVNLPKTPHEPPHFMRLPMELLVFICLAVGIFPNLTIGPILDNAVIAVLGPMTVPYSLAVWHGVNTPLMMSLVALFGGGLLYALGHRYFLSCDDGPPFFRHLNGPRIFERALVIVSWKWARTVEAVLSTRRLQIQLHWIFAVCFVFVGLLLWYDGLISAGSLPLFPLDLPFLALCLVGGLCALLVAWQAKFHRLASLMLLGGAGLMTCATFLWLSAPDLAITQLVVEVVTTVLLLLGLRWLPKRLYNPAPTPVRLFVRLRRMRDFLIALVGGVGVAWLSFAMMTRPQGSTVSDFFLKNAYSGAGGRNVVNVLLVDFRGFDTMGEIVVLSVVSLTVFALLRRFRPAPESIDAPFQQRIQKAFDMKQPDRNVGDTVLNYLTVPAVIMGWLFSVIIAFSIYLFMRGHDLPGGGFVGGVTLAIGFILQYLARDIRWVETHLRVLPLRWMGFGLLLSVTTGVGAWFFGYPFLTSFFQYKHFPLIGKIPLASAFLFDFGVFSVVLGATVLILIALAHQSIRSYRIGKKPLLKEKEN, from the coding sequence ATGACAGCACGGGAAGCAATGTTGATATTGCTCGTTTTGCTTCCCTTTTGTGGGAGTGCTGTTATTGGCTTTTTTCGTTCAACAGCAAAAAACAATGAAGCGTGGTTTGCCGGTGCTATTGCACTTTTTTGTTTTCTTTTTACAATAATGCTTTATCCAACGGTTCGTGGAAACCATACGGTCCGTTTGGATGTTTTTTGGCTTCCAGAATGGGGCGTTAATTTGATTCTCCGTATGGATGGTCTGGCTTGGCTTTTTTGCTTGCTCATCACGGGAATTGGACTGCTCGTTGTTGTCTATGCGCGTTATTATATGGATCCGGCGGATTCTGTACCGCGATTTTTTTCTTTTTTTCTCGCTTTTATGGGGTCAATGACAGGAATAGTTTTGTCAGGAAATCTGGTTTTTTTGGTTGTTTTTTGGGAACTTACAAGCATTTTTTCTTTTTTGTTGATCGGTTATTGGTACCATAATGCAAGTGCGCGTGAAGGAGCGCGGATGGCTTTAACAATCACGGGTTTTGGTGGTTTTGCTCTTTTCATTGGGATTTTATTGATTGGACACATCGTTGGCAGTTTTGATTTGGATAAGGTGTTACAGTCTGGTGATATAATCCGATCAAATCCTCTTTATAATGCTGTTCTTATCTGTATTTTATTGGGAGGCTTAACAAAAAGTGCACAGTTTCCGTTTCATTTTTGGTTGCCCAATGCAATGGCCGCTCCAACACCGGTATCGTCTTATCTCCATTCAGCAACAATGGTGAAAGCAGGATTGTTTTTGCTGGTTCGTTTATGGCCTGTGCTCTCTGGAACAGAATCTTGGTTTTGGTTGGTTGGTTTTTCCGGTCTTGCGACATTGTTGCTTGGTGCCTATTTTTCCATGTTTCAGCAAGATTTGAAAGGATTGCTTGCTTATTCAACCATTAGTCATCTTGGATTGATTACCACTCTTTTAAGTCTTGGTAGCCCCCTTGCGTGTGTTGCGGCAATTTTTCATATGGCTAATCATGCTACTTTTAAAGCATCTTTATTTATGGCTGCTGGCATTATTGATCACGAGACGGGAACGCGTGATATGCGTAAGTTGACAGGTCTTTATCGTTCTATGCCTATTACAGCAACTCTTGCTTTAGTTGCAAGTGCTGCAATGGCTGGAGTCCCGTTGTTGAATGGTTTTTTATCGAAAGAAATGTTTTTTGCTGAAGCTGTTGAAATGCATATGGATTCATGGCTTGATTGGATTGCACCTTATGTGGCAACACTAGCAAGTTTGTTTAGTGTCACTTATTCTATACGCTTTATTCATGGTGTTTTTTTAGGACCAAAGCCTGTCAATTTACCTAAAACGCCCCATGAACCACCGCATTTTATGCGTTTACCAATGGAACTTTTGGTGTTTATTTGTTTGGCGGTTGGTATTTTTCCTAATTTAACAATAGGACCTATTTTGGATAATGCTGTTATAGCTGTTTTAGGACCAATGACAGTTCCTTATAGTTTAGCTGTTTGGCATGGGGTTAATACTCCATTAATGATGAGTTTGGTGGCTTTATTCGGGGGTGGATTGCTCTATGCTCTTGGGCACCGTTATTTTTTATCCTGTGATGATGGGCCTCCTTTCTTTCGTCATTTGAATGGACCGCGTATTTTTGAACGTGCTCTTGTGATTGTTTCTTGGAAATGGGCGCGTACCGTAGAAGCTGTTTTGTCAACACGCCGTTTGCAAATACAGTTGCACTGGATTTTTGCTGTGTGTTTTGTCTTTGTTGGTTTGCTCCTTTGGTACGATGGTTTAATTTCAGCGGGTTCGTTGCCGCTTTTTCCCCTTGATCTTCCGTTTCTGGCTCTTTGTCTGGTCGGTGGATTGTGTGCGCTTTTGGTGGCTTGGCAAGCAAAATTTCATCGTCTTGCTTCACTGATGCTGTTGGGGGGAGCCGGATTGATGACTTGCGCAACCTTTTTGTGGCTTTCTGCACCCGATTTGGCAATAACACAATTGGTTGTTGAAGTGGTGACAACCGTTCTGTTGTTGCTTGGTTTGCGATGGTTGCCTAAACGTTTGTATAATCCTGCTCCAACCCCTGTCCGTCTTTTTGTGCGTTTGCGTCGTATGCGTGATTTTCTTATAGCTCTTGTCGGAGGAGTTGGTGTGGCGTGGCTTTCTTTTGCAATGATGACACGTCCTCAAGGGTCCACAGTTTCCGATTTTTTTCTCAAAAATGCTTATAGCGGTGCTGGTGGTCGCAATGTGGTCAATGTATTGTTGGTTGATTTCCGTGGTTTTGATACTATGGGAGAAATTGTCGTTTTAAGTGTTGTTTCACTTACTGTTTTTGCTCTTTTACGACGGTTTCGTCCTGCTCCTGAAAGCATTGATGCGCCGTTTCAACAACGTATTCAGAAAGCTTTTGATATGAAACAGCCTGATCGAAATGTGGGGGATACTGTCTTGAATTATTTAACGGTTCCTGCTGTCATCATGGGGTGGCTCTTTTCAGTGATTATTGCTTTTTCAATTTATTTATTTATGCGAGGGCATGATCTTCCAGGAGGTGGATTTGTCGGTGGTGTGACGTTAGCGATAGGCTTTATTTTGCAATATCTGGCCCGTGATATTCGTTGGGTGGAAACCCATTTGAGGGTTTTACCTTTGCGTTGGATGGGGTTTGGCTTACTGTTGTCAGTCACAACGGGTGTTGGGGCTTGGTTCTTTGGCTATCCTTTTTTAACCTCTTTTTTTCAATATAAGCATTTCCCGTTGATTGGAAAGATTCCTTTGGCATCTGCTTTTTTATTTGATTTTGGCGTGTTTTCTGTTGTGTTGGGAGCAACTGTTCTCATTTTAATTGCACTTGCTCACCAGTCTATTCGTAGTTACCGAATCGGTAAAAAACCACTTTTAAAAGAGAAGGAGAATTAA
- a CDS encoding shikimate kinase has product MNNHRSQHIPITQIKKQLLSSLDKRALVFVGLMGAGKSVIGKRVATMLHLPFYDSDQEIEKASKMTITELFKIYGEPEFRALEQRVILNLVKKSPLVLATGGGAYINENIRKAIHENGISIWLKVELDILMKRVSRRPTRPLLQTANPQEIMQKLMEQRYPIYAKANLTINSHKESRHTVAKNVIRSLQHYLNTENNDRNNKHADQDRHC; this is encoded by the coding sequence ATGAACAATCATCGATCTCAACATATCCCGATAACACAGATAAAAAAACAACTTTTATCCTCTCTTGATAAACGTGCCCTTGTCTTTGTTGGTCTGATGGGAGCAGGCAAATCAGTCATCGGCAAACGCGTCGCCACCATGCTTCATTTACCCTTTTATGATTCTGATCAAGAAATTGAAAAAGCTTCAAAAATGACCATCACGGAACTTTTTAAAATTTATGGTGAACCTGAATTCCGTGCTCTTGAACAGCGTGTTATTTTAAACCTCGTAAAAAAAAGTCCCCTTGTTTTAGCAACAGGTGGTGGTGCCTATATTAATGAAAATATTCGCAAAGCTATCCATGAAAATGGGATATCCATCTGGCTCAAAGTAGAGCTTGATATCCTCATGAAACGTGTCTCACGGCGCCCAACACGACCTCTCCTTCAAACAGCAAATCCTCAAGAAATCATGCAAAAACTCATGGAACAGCGTTATCCTATCTATGCCAAAGCAAACTTAACAATTAACAGTCATAAAGAAAGCCGCCATACCGTAGCAAAAAATGTCATACGGTCTCTACAGCACTACCTTAATACAGAAAATAACGATAGGAATAACAAACATGCAGACCAAGACCGTCACTGTTAA